The Mytilus edulis chromosome 12, xbMytEdul2.2, whole genome shotgun sequence genome contains a region encoding:
- the LOC139499459 gene encoding tripartite motif-containing protein 2-like, with amino-acid sequence MASADKRYLLKCNICLDTLLSPRALPCLHSFCEECLKKHIHTVKVSEGTSKVKIPCPTCRTQTLIPKDGVRGFPKDFRINQLNDILSATEQEQKTQKFTCELCEMIALATKYCSECKKYFCNTCSVKHCMSKVLNSHILSDVFNRDENIGVCEKHKNEPIKFFCQSCDFGICLHCVLGDHEQHLISSLDDVNVDQREELTICLKHVENQISFLKDQIFNITSLEGNQRSSYVNEICSHRTKQLRLNKTQLCHPQTKQHQSLQKEKDRCHMYLQQFETIQNNLQNIIRNGNSQFLNNSHSQILHEILNINVTIETIMPGHDFKAVTHNNGRHGHFQDSKLEVSYSSKHNYFPPKVHIPGANNSLQSSFVRGNNSLQSPFVRGHNSSYICRVKPKYQSSFADQNPLNRCINRLSALSLPRQPYDPAKYQNEKTKKVKFLFKIGGYGQTPGCLNLPFGISFLKNDILVVAENGSGRIQKFDSFGKSLECIQLKTGYPRCITTGRDNEIYITDESNKCVKLISKDKETIITRSIDSLHFPYGIVALDNGTLAVSDMIYERLSIIKPSGEIVSQFGCYGNNNSSLNNPSYLETDGENIFVSDSGHHQIKMFNKHGKFLQKLGDFGSNIGEMKYPKGIAITRKGEIIVADAGNNRVVMFSKTGDTVTTLLDINDIIDRPIDVACTPSGLMAVAITDRHEVYVYKLY; translated from the coding sequence ATGGCTAGTGCTGACAAGAGATATCTTCTGAAGTGTAATATCTGCCTGGATACGTTACTATCACCCAGAGCTCTCCCATGTTTACATTCGTTCTGTGAGGAATGTCTTAAGAAGCATATACATACTGTCAAAGTATCTGAGGGTACATCTAAAGTCAAGATACCTTGTCCAACATGCAGAACACAGACATTAATACCCAAGGACGGTGTCAGGGGATTTCCAAAAGATTTCCGTATAAATCAACTGAACGATATTTTATCGGCCACAGAACAggaacaaaaaacacaaaaatttactTGTGAGTTATGTGAAATGATTGCCCTAGCAACCAAATATTGTTCTGAATGTAAAAAGTATTTCTGTAACACCTGTAGCGTGAAACACTGTATGTCTAAAGTTTTAAATTCTCACATTCTTAGTGATGTCTTTAACAGAGATGAAAATATAGGGGTctgtgaaaaacataaaaatgaaccaATCAAATTCTTCTGTCAATCATGTGACTTTGGCATCTGTCTCCATTGTGTATTAGGGGATCATGAACAACATCTAATTTCATCGCTTGATGATGTGAATGTGGACCAAAGGGAAGAGCTTACAATTTGTTTGAAACATGTGGAGAACCAAATATCTTTTCTTAAAGATCAAATTTTCAATATAACCAGCTTGGAGGGTAATCAGAGAAGTAGCTATGTGAATGAAATCTGCTCTCATAGGACAAAACAATTGAGACTGAACAAAACACAGCTATGCCATCCTCAGACAAAACAACATCAAAGTTTACAAAAAGAGAAAGATAGATGTCATATGTACTTACAACagtttgaaacaattcaaaacaatCTGCAAAATATAATCAGAAATGGCAATTCTCAATTTCTCAATAATTCTCATTCTCAAATTTTGCACGAAATATTGAACATCAATGTGACGATAGAAACTATTATGCCTGGTCATGATTTCAAAGCAGTTACACACAACAATGGTAGACATGGACATTTTCAAGACAGTAAACTTGAAGTCAGCTACAGTAGCAAACACAACTATTTTCCCCCAAAAGTACACATTCCAGGAGCAAATAACTCTTTACAATCTTCCTTTgttaggggaaataactctttacaATCTCCCTTTGTAAGGGGACACAACTCATCATATATATGTCGGGTGAAACCAAAATACCAAAGTTCTTTTGCTGACCAGAATCCATTAAATAGATGCATTAACCGTTTATCAGCGCTGTCATTACCAAGGCAACCATATGATCCAGCAAAATaccaaaatgaaaaaacaaagaaGGTAAAATTCCTGTTTAAGATCGGAGGCTATGGACAAACTCCTGGATGTCTCAATCTACCGTTTGGAATTTCTTTTCTTAAGAATGATATTCTTGTAGTAGCAGAAAATGGATCAGGACGCATTCAAAAATTTGATTCATTTGGAAAATCTTTGGAATGCATTCAGTTGAAAACTGGATATCCAAGGTGTATAACCACTGGACGCGACAATGAAATTTACATAACtgatgaatctaataaatgtgttaaactgaTAAGCAAAGATAAAGAAACAATTATAACTCGTTCGATAGACAGCTTACACTTTCCTTATGGCATTGTTGCCCTTGACAACGGGACACTTGCCGTTTCTGATATGATATATGAAAGACTTAGTATAATCAAACCTTCAGGAGAAATAGTTTCACAAtttggttgctatggaaacaacaACTCATCCCTTAACAACCCTTCATATTTAGAAACAGACGGGGAGAACATATTTGTGTCAGATTCAGGTCACCATCAGATTAAGATGTTCAATAAACATGGAAAATTTTTGCAAAAACTAGGAGACTTTGGATCAAACATTGGGGAAATGAAATATCCAAAAGGTATAGCAATTACAAGAAAGGGAGAAATTATTGTTGCAGACGCTGGCAATAATCGAGTGGTAATGTTCTCAAAGACAGGAGATACTGTAACAACACTATTAGACATAAACGACATTATAGATCGGCCAATCGATGTCGCCTGTACGCCATCTGGACTAATGGCTGTGGCTATAACAGACAGACATGAAGTGTACGTGTATAAACTGTACTAA